One region of Brachyhypopomus gauderio isolate BG-103 chromosome 9, BGAUD_0.2, whole genome shotgun sequence genomic DNA includes:
- the lpgat1 gene encoding acyl-CoA:lysophosphatidylglycerol acyltransferase 1 codes for MTPFLETVHRLAWIVLKALLRFTFMFINNCVAIPSYCLYLIVLQPLRIMDSPVFWYVEGVMFRWLLAMVSSWGWFAGYTVTEWGDDVRPISEDEAMVIVNHQATGDVCTLMMCLQDKGTVVRKMMWLMDHVFKYTNFGLVSLIHGDFFIRQGKAHRDKQLIYLKNHLDKYYNSRDRKWIVLFPEGGFLRKRRETSQSFAKKNDLPYLTHVTLPRLGATQVILKTLGPQQENGTLGTDGSLPGQKDNKRKGLQWVVDVTIAYPNAKPMDIQTWIFGYRPPTVTHVHYRTYPIKDVPVETEALTGWLYKRFEEKEQLLAHFYKNGTFPPLTGQKESTSREMTLDLPWLCGIQTFAFASGYLWYCVLQHVYCWFVSLLW; via the exons ATGACACCCTTCCTGGAAACAGTCCACAGGCTGGCTTGGATTGTGCTCAAGGCTCTGCTGCGATTCACCTTCATGTTTATCAATAACTGTGTTGCGATCCCTTCCTATTGCCTCTACCTGATTGTACTCCAGCCTCTGAGAATAATGGACAGTCCAGTGTTCTGGTACGTTGAAGGTGTGATGTTCCGCTGGCTGTTAGCCATGGTGTCCTCGTGGGGCTGGTTTGCGGGGTACACAG TGACGGAGTGGGGCGATGATGTACGGCCCATATCTGAAGACGAGGCCATGGTCATCGTCAACCATCAAGCCACAGGAGATGTTTGCACCCTCATGATGTGTCTGCAGGACAAGGGAACG GTGGTGAGGAAGATGATGTGGTTAATGGACCATGTGTTTAAGTACACCAATTTTGGACTGGTGTCTCTGATCCATGGAGACTTCTTCATTAGACAG GGCAAAGCACATCGAGACAAGCAGCTTATCTACCTGAAGAATCACCTGGACAAGTATTACAACAGCAGGGACAGGAAATGGATTGTGTTGTTTCCTGAGGGGGGCTTCCTGCGGAAACGGCGAGAGACGAGTCAGTCGTTCGCGAAGAAGAACGACTTGCCGTACTTGACGCATGTGACACTGCCACGTCTTGGAGCCACTCAGGTCATTCTGAAGACCCTGGGACCCCAGCAGGAGAACGGCACTCTGGGAACAGACGGAAGCCTGCCAGGACAAAAAG ATAACAAGCGAAAAGGACTACAGTGGGTGGTGGATGTGACCATAGCCTACCCCAACGCCAAGCCCATGGACATTCAGACATGGATCTTTGGCTACAGACCACCCACAGTCACGCACGTGCATTACAG GACGTACCCCATCAAAGACGTGCCGGTGGAGACGGAGGCTCTCACAGGATGGCTCTACAAGAGATTCGAGGAGAAGGAGCAGCTTCTCGCCCACTTCTACAAGAACG gaaCTTTCCCTCCGCTAACGGGACAGAAGGAGTCGACGTCCCGGGAGATGACCCTTGACCTTCCGTGGCTGTGCGGCATCCAGACGTTTGCCTTTGCCTCGGGCTACTTGTGGTACTGTGTCCTACAGCACGTCTACTGCTGGTTTGTCTCACTGCTGTGGTGA